The following proteins are co-located in the Hydractinia symbiolongicarpus strain clone_291-10 chromosome 7, HSymV2.1, whole genome shotgun sequence genome:
- the LOC130648986 gene encoding uncharacterized protein LOC130648986 isoform X1 encodes MKAEGIMQIFVLLISISSYAASTPIITDIAVHENYAYIFWQIPSFDSYTDARVEYSDGESKKNSTNKLNVFKKGSLLYVKSGTNYSARIQVFSGTKKSGWSPFKNFTTPGLSAIPSLSILNVTSSSVRISWKPLTKSDQRYVIKVQSAFTSKQIPINSTHYQFSGLQSGSKYNFGVNVVDSKTRQQSSLTSITVITLPENDAPKNLRILPTPDWPSGKILLLCDATKSDGASSYEISVTNKKYLLHSRYVSCPLVTTPNINSDFVKVIVQSCIVNELLSETDYIIKVRIVYTKDIKGKWSHPIDVLIGEERHQLLITDKPNKPTSNATETRVYTQTKVTRHPTDTLHGKYREELEARLSLKKKTNILTGFLVALYVTVTKKG; translated from the exons ATGAAGGCAGAGGGAATAATGCAGATATTTGTTTTGCTGATTTCTATTTCAAGCTATGCAG CGTCAACACCAATCATAACAGACATTGCTGTACACGAGAATTATGCTTACATTTTTTGGCAAATCCCTTCATTTGATTCCTACACTGATGCCCGTGTTGAATACAGCGATGGCGAAAGCAAAAAGAATTCAACAAATAAACTGAACGTGTTCAAGAAAGGTTCTCTCTTATATGTAAAATCGGGAACTAACTATTCTGCTCGCATTCAAGTTTTCAGTGGCACTAAGAAAAGTGGATGGTCTCCGTTTAAAAACTTCACAACAC CTGGACTGTCAGCAATACCATCATTATCTATACTAAACGTGACTTCGTCGTCTGTTCGTATATCATGGAAACCGCTAACAAAGAGCGACCAAAGATACGTTATTAAAGTACAGTCGGCATTTACTTCAAAGCAAATTCCAATCAACAGCACACACTACCAATTTTCAGGCTTACAAAGCGGATCAAAATACAACTTTGGGGTGAATGTGGTGGATTCAAAAACTCGCCAGCAATCTTCATTAACAAGTATAACAGTAATTACATTACCAG AAAACGATGCTCCCAAAAATCTACGAATACTACCTACACCAGACTGGCCGAGTGGTAAAATTTTGCTACTATGCGATGCAACAAAAAGTGATGGTGCAAGCTCCTATGAAATATCAGTCACCAACAAAAAGTATTTGTTACATTCCAGATATGTATCTTGTCCACTTGTCACCACACCGAATATCAATAGCGATTTTGTGAAAGTAATTGTCCAGTCTTGCATAGTCAATGAGTTGTTGTCGGAGACAGATTACATAATCAAAGTTAGAATTGTCTACACAAAAGACATAAAAGGAAAATGGTCACATCCAATTGATGTTTTAATTG GAGAAGAAAGGCATCAGCTACTAATTACAGATAAACCGAATAAGCCCACATCTAATGCAACTGAAACACGTGTTTATACACAAACTAAAG TAACGCGACATCCTACAGATACATTACATGGAAAATACAGAGAAGAGCTTGAAGCACGATTGTCattgaagaagaaaacaaatattttaacaGGCTTTCTTGTAGCTTTATATGTAACAGTTACAAAAAAGGGATGA
- the LOC130648986 gene encoding uncharacterized protein LOC130648986 isoform X2 yields the protein MKAEGIMQIFVLLISISSYAASTPIITDIAVHENYAYIFWQIPSFDSYTDARVEYSDGESKKNSTNKLNVFKKGSLLYVKSGTNYSARIQVFSGTKKSGWSPFKNFTTPGLSAIPSLSILNVTSSSVRISWKPLTKSDQRYVIKVQSAFTSKQIPINSTHYQFSGLQSGSKYNFGVNVVDSKTRQQSSLTKNDAPKNLRILPTPDWPSGKILLLCDATKSDGASSYEISVTNKKYLLHSRYVSCPLVTTPNINSDFVKVIVQSCIVNELLSETDYIIKVRIVYTKDIKGKWSHPIDVLIGEERHQLLITDKPNKPTSNATETRVYTQTKVTRHPTDTLHGKYREELEARLSLKKKTNILTGFLVALYVTVTKKG from the exons ATGAAGGCAGAGGGAATAATGCAGATATTTGTTTTGCTGATTTCTATTTCAAGCTATGCAG CGTCAACACCAATCATAACAGACATTGCTGTACACGAGAATTATGCTTACATTTTTTGGCAAATCCCTTCATTTGATTCCTACACTGATGCCCGTGTTGAATACAGCGATGGCGAAAGCAAAAAGAATTCAACAAATAAACTGAACGTGTTCAAGAAAGGTTCTCTCTTATATGTAAAATCGGGAACTAACTATTCTGCTCGCATTCAAGTTTTCAGTGGCACTAAGAAAAGTGGATGGTCTCCGTTTAAAAACTTCACAACAC CTGGACTGTCAGCAATACCATCATTATCTATACTAAACGTGACTTCGTCGTCTGTTCGTATATCATGGAAACCGCTAACAAAGAGCGACCAAAGATACGTTATTAAAGTACAGTCGGCATTTACTTCAAAGCAAATTCCAATCAACAGCACACACTACCAATTTTCAGGCTTACAAAGCGGATCAAAATACAACTTTGGGGTGAATGTGGTGGATTCAAAAACTCGCCAGCAATCTTCATTAACAA AAAACGATGCTCCCAAAAATCTACGAATACTACCTACACCAGACTGGCCGAGTGGTAAAATTTTGCTACTATGCGATGCAACAAAAAGTGATGGTGCAAGCTCCTATGAAATATCAGTCACCAACAAAAAGTATTTGTTACATTCCAGATATGTATCTTGTCCACTTGTCACCACACCGAATATCAATAGCGATTTTGTGAAAGTAATTGTCCAGTCTTGCATAGTCAATGAGTTGTTGTCGGAGACAGATTACATAATCAAAGTTAGAATTGTCTACACAAAAGACATAAAAGGAAAATGGTCACATCCAATTGATGTTTTAATTG GAGAAGAAAGGCATCAGCTACTAATTACAGATAAACCGAATAAGCCCACATCTAATGCAACTGAAACACGTGTTTATACACAAACTAAAG TAACGCGACATCCTACAGATACATTACATGGAAAATACAGAGAAGAGCTTGAAGCACGATTGTCattgaagaagaaaacaaatattttaacaGGCTTTCTTGTAGCTTTATATGTAACAGTTACAAAAAAGGGATGA